Proteins from a genomic interval of Trifolium pratense cultivar HEN17-A07 linkage group LG6, ARS_RC_1.1, whole genome shotgun sequence:
- the LOC123891856 gene encoding E3 ubiquitin-protein ligase At1g63170-like, giving the protein MNTSNPTPSSPPESTADDTEPFLVRTRRSLHRTPPPLRTASRFIRRASSQRMMLREPSIRVRERAAVEVEERQREWAYSKPVVALDIAWNLSFLVVSVVVLGLSNKEEPCVPLRVWILGYLFQGLVHSLSVVSEFRRRRMDSVLENSSDDLESGPRWSLSSESDSDVDSQQFSDNEENSYITYYTQE; this is encoded by the exons atgaacacTTCAAACCCAACACCATCTTCTCCACCGGAATCCACCGCCGACGACACCGAACCATTCCTCGTCCGAACTCGCCGTTCCCTCCACCGCACACCACCACCACTCCGTACCGCTTCTCGTTTCATCCGGCGTGCAAGCTCACAACGTATGATGCTCCGTGAACCATCCATACGTGTCCGAGAGAGGGCGGCAGTTGAGGTTGAAGAACGGCAGAGGGAATGGGCTTATTCAAAACCAGTGGTAGCACTTGACATAGCGTGGAACTTGTCGTTTCTCGTTGTTAGTGTTGTCGTTTTGGGTTTGAGTAATAAAGAGGAACCTTGTGTGCCTCTTAGGGTGTGGATTTTGGGGTACTTGTTTCAGGGATTGGTTCATTCGTTGTCTGTTGTTTCAGAATTTAGAAGAAGGAGAATGGATAGTGTTTTGGAAAATTCTTCTGATGATTTGGAGAGTGGTCCAAGGTGGAGTTTGAGTTCTGAGAGTGATTCTGATGTTGATTCTCAGCAGTTTTCAGATAATGAGGAAAATAG ttaCATTACATATTATACGCAAGAGTGA
- the LOC123891576 gene encoding E3 ubiquitin-protein ligase At1g63170-like → MNTSNPTPSSPPESTADDTEPFLVRTRRSLHRTPPPLRTASRFIRRASSQRMMLREPSIRVRERAAVEVEERQREWAYSKPVVALDIAWNLSFLVVSVVVLGLSNKEEPCVPLRVWILGYLFQGLVHSLSVVSEFRRRRMDSVLENSSDDLESGPRWSLSSESDSDVDSQQFSDNEENSIMKHIESANTILSFIWWILGFYWVTAGGQSLTKDSPQLYWLCITFLAFDVVLVVVCVAVACLVGIAVCFCLPCILAILYAVADQEGATKEEIDQLPKYKFRMIKEFKKEGDGEESSRGVMTEYDSDSASEHVIAVEDAECCICLSAYDDGAELRELPCNHHFHCTCIDKWLLINATCPLCKFNILSTDNLHEEV, encoded by the exons atgaacacTTCAAACCCAACACCATCTTCTCCACCGGAATCCACCGCCGACGACACCGAACCATTCCTCGTCCGAACTCGCCGTTCCCTCCACCGCACACCACCACCACTCCGTACCGCTTCTCGTTTCATCCGGCGTGCAAGCTCACAACGTATGATGCTCCGTGAACCATCCATACGTGTCCGAGAGAGGGCGGCAGTTGAGGTTGAAGAACGGCAGAGGGAATGGGCTTATTCAAAACCAGTGGTAGCACTTGACATAGCGTGGAACTTGTCGTTTCTCGTTGTTAGTGTTGTCGTTTTGGGTTTGAGTAATAAAGAGGAACCTTGTGTGCCTCTTAGGGTGTGGATTTTGGGGTACTTGTTTCAGGGATTGGTTCATTCGTTGTCTGTTGTTTCAGAATTTAGAAGAAGGAGAATGGATAGTGTTTTGGAAAATTCTTCTGATGATTTGGAGAGTGGTCCAAGGTGGAGTTTGAGTTCTGAGAGTGATTCTGATGTTGATTCTCAGCAGTTTTCAGATAATGAGGAAAATAG TATCATGAAGCACATAGAGTCTGCAAACACCATTCTATCATTCATATGGTGGATTCTTGGGTTCTACTGGGTAACTGCTGGTGGTCAGAGTTTGACAAAGGATTCACCTCAGCTTTACTG GCTCTGTATCACATTTCTTGCTTTTGACGTTGTGCTTGTAGTGGTTTGTGTTGCTGTTGCATGTCTCGTTGGAATTGCTGTTTGCTTTTGTCTTCCATGCATACTTGCGATTTTGTATGCAGTGGCAGATCAg GAAGGAGCAACCAAGGAAGAGATTGACCAGTTGCCAAAATATAAGTTCCGAATGATAAAGGAGTTTAAGAAAGAAGGCGATGGCGAAGAATCATCCAGAGGAGTGATGACAGAATATGACAGTGATTCAGCATCCGAGCATGTTATTGCCGTAGAAGATGCA GAGTGCTGTATCTGCCTCTCTGCCTATGATGATGGTGCTGAACTTAGGGAACTTCCTTGCAATCATCATTTTCATTGCACATGCATTGATAAATGGCTGCTAATCAATGCTACCTGCCCTCTCTGCAAATTTAACATTTTGAGCACCGATAACCTCCATGAAGAAGTTTGA
- the LOC123891577 gene encoding BON1-associated protein 1-like: protein MSRTVEITILNVENICANKNSIKKNAFVSLECDSSNEICYSTKENSEECGGGSCLSWNEKLIMEVPFNARFIIADVKCKTSWGNIKSVGMARIPLSDLYVQDNQVQFLSYRLWDSNVMRNGVINISVKVKNLEYSFPVTGIPVTGIGLNEIVTGIPIWLSNLQRNC from the coding sequence ATGTCTCGCACTGTAGAAATCACCATTTTGAATGTTGAAAACATTTGTGCGAATAAAAACTCCATAAAGAAAAATGCATTTGTTTCTCTTGAGTGTGATTCAAGCAATGAAATTTGTTACTCAACCAAAGAAAATTCAGAAGAATGTGGTGGTGGAAGCTGCCTTTCATGGAATGAGAAGCTTATAATGGAGGTACCATTCAATGCAAGGTTTATAATAGCTGATGTGAAATGCAAAACATCATGGGGGAATATTAAGAGTGTTGGAATGGCCAGAATACCATTATCAGATTTGTATGTGCAAGATAATCAAGTGCAGTTTCTGAGTTATAGGCTATGGGATAGTAATGTTATGAGAAATGGTGTTATCAATATTTCAGTTAAGGTTAAAAATCTGGAATATTCTTTTCCGGTGACCGGGATTCCAGTGACTGGAATTGGTTTGAATGAGATTGTAACTGGGATTCCAATTTGGTTAAGCAATCTTCAAAGGAATTGTTAA
- the LOC123888755 gene encoding phospholipase D gamma 1-like, which translates to MDNNYGSSSSPYRYPNPYMYPPNPHPNPNPNPNPHRPYPPQDPYAHSHAPPYPYPYLSSHSFNYSYPRPYPPHPQLVPSAPPSYPYPYHVPQGTHNPTQPSHSHHASLLQHGSSSNHYYYYQQNASHEDRPDAHSRHNSYSGPYWSETSSSIGGGGGGGGGVSQTSGGGGDNSRPSVYPRLEDLMNDVRLSDNQPASPSAPAQPFMHSISVPKMQQKKEDFYGYSNNSFSGWGSSYPNRVNSGRFSDFSGSGSFNDSMYNQSLQVVPVQNKGSLRVLLLHGNLDIWVHEAKNLPNMDMFHKTLGDMFNKLPGSVSNKIEGTMHKKITSDPYVSISVSNAVIGRTFVISNSENPVWSQHFYVPVAHNAAEVHFVVKDSDIVGSQLIGIVAIPVEQIYSGEIVEGAYPVLNSNGKPCKQGAVLSLSIQYIPMEKLSFYHQGVGAGPEYIGVPATYFPLRKGGNVTLYQDAHVPDGILPNVVLDSGMFYVNGKCWHDIFDAISQARRLIYITGWSVWHKVRLVRDGGYASDYTLGDLLKTKSQEGVRVLLLIWDDPTSRSILGYKTDGVMATHDEETRRFFKHSSVHVLLCPRIAGKRHSWIKQREVGTIYTHHQKTVIVDADAGNNRRKIIAFVGGLDLCDGRYDTPHHPIFKTLQTIHKDDYHNPTFTGNTGGCPREPWHDLHSKIDGPAAYDVLTNFEERWLKASKPHGIKKLKISYDDALLRLERIPDVIGINDTPSGENDPESWHVQIFRSIDSSSVKRFPKDPREATGKNLVCGKNVLIDMSIHTAYVKAIRAAQHYIYIENQYFIGSSYNWSQHKDLGANNLIPMEIALKIAEKIKANERFAVYIVIPMWPEGEPKGAATQRILFWQNKTMQMMYETIYKALVEAGLEAAFSPQDYLNFFCLGNREAINLYENVNVSGNPPQANSPQANCRNSRRFMIYVHSKGMIVDDEYVIVGSANINQRSMEGTRDSEIAMGAYQPHHTWARKTSCPHGQIHGYRMSLWAEHTGTIEESFLQPESLECVRRVRAIGEMNWKQFAANEVTEMRGHLLKYPVDVDRKGKVRSLPGQEEFPDVGGKIVGSFLAMKENLTI; encoded by the exons ATGGATAATAACTATGGTTCATCATCTTCACCATATCGGTATCCAAACCCTTATATGTATCCCCCTAACCCTCACcctaaccctaaccctaaccctaatcctCATCGACCGTATCCACCTCAAGATCCATATGCACATTCTCATGCTCCTCCTTATCCATATCCTTATCTTTCTTCACATTCCTTTAACTATTCCTATCCTAGACCATACCCTCCTCATCCTCAATTAGTACCCTCAGCCCCACCCTCTTATCCTTATCCATACCATGTTCCTCAAGGAACTCATAATCCTACTCAACCTTCTCATTCACACCATGCTAGCTTATTACAACATGGATCATCTtctaatcattattattattatcaacaaAATGCTTCTCATGAAGACCGTCCCGATGCTCATTCGCGTCATAATAGCTACTCTGGTCCTTACTGGTCAGAGACATCAAGTTCAATaggcggtggtggtggtggtggtggtggagtaTCACAAACTAGTGgcggtggtggtgataattCAAGGCCATCTGTTTATCCGCGTTTGGAGGATCTAATGAACGATGTTAGGTTGTCTGATAATCAGCCAGCTTCACCTTCGGCGCCAGCTCAACCTTTTATGCATTCGATTTCGGTACCGAAGATGCAACAGAAGAAGGAGGATTTTTATGGATATTCTAATAACTCGTTCTCGGGTTGGGGATCCTCGTACCCGAATCGGGTTAACTCGGGTAGATTTTCAGATTTTTCTGGTTCTGGCTCGTTTAATGACTCGATGTATAATCAGAGCTTGCAGGTTGTTCCGGTGCAGAATAAAGGGTCGTTGAGAGTTTTGCTCCTTCATGGAAATTTAGATATATGGGTTCATGAAGCCAAAAATCTTCCGAATATGGACATGTTCCACAAAACATTGGGGGATATGTTTAATAAATTACCTGGTAGTGTGAGCAATAAAATTGAAGGAACAATGCATAAGAAGATTACCAGTGATCCTTATGTTTCGATTTCAGTGTCAAATGCCGTAATTGGGAGGACTTTTGTAATTAGCAACTCTGAAAATCCTGTTTGGAGTCAACATTTTTATGTTCCTGTTGCACATAACGCCGCTGAAGTGCACTTTGTTGTTAAAGACAGTGATATTGTGGGTTCACAGCTCATTGGTATTGTAGCGATTCCAGTGGAACAAATATACTCAGGGGAAATAGTTGAAGGAGCTTACCCTGTCCTGAATAGTAATGGGAAACCTTGTAAGCAAGGTGCTGTACTGAGCCTATCCATTCAGTACATCCCAATGGAGAAACTAAGCTTTTATCACCAAGGAGTTGGAGCAGGGCCTGAATATATCGGAGTTCCTGCCACTTATTTTCCTTTAAGGAAAGGTGGAAATGTTACTCTATATCAAGATGCTCATGTTCCAGATGGAATCCTCCCTAATGTGGTTCTTGATAGTGGGATGTTTTATGTGAATGGAAAATGTTGGCATGACATCTTTGATGCCATAAGTCAAGCTCGCCGCTTGATTTATATTACAGGTTGGTCAGTGTGGCACAAAGTTAGGTTGGTAAGAGATGGCGGTTATGCATCAGATTATACCTTGGGTGATCTTCTGAAGACAAAGTCACAAGAAGGAGTAAGAGTGCTTCTCCTTATTTGGGATGATCCAACATCAAGAAGTATTTTGGGTTATAAAACA GATGGTGTAATGGCAACTCATGATGAGGAAACTAGACGGTTTTTCAAGCACTCATCAGTCCATGTACTGCTTTGTCCCCGCATTGCTGGAAAACGACATAGCTGGATCAAGCAAAGG GAAGTTGGAACTATATACACACATCATCAGAAAACTGTAATTGTGGATGCGGATGCCGGAAATAACAGAAGAAAAATTATAGCATTTGTTGGTGGACTTGATTTATGTGATGGGCGATATGATACTCCCCACCACCCTATCTTTAAGACATTACAGACAATACATAAGGATGATTATCACAACCCCACTTTCACG GGTAACACTGGTGGTTGTCCAAGGGAGCCGTGGCATGATTTGCATTCTAAAATTGACGGTCCAGCAGCTTATGATGTCTTAACTAACTTTGAGGAACGCTGGTTAAAAGCTTCAAAACCGCATGGGATAAAGAAGTTGAAAATTTCATATGATGACGCTTTACTTAGACTGGAAAGAATTCCAGATGTTATTGGCATTAATGACACTCCTAGTGGTGAAAATGATCCTGAATCATGGCATGTTcag ATATTTCGTTCAATTGATTCAAGTTCTGTTAAGAGATTTCCAAAAGATCCAAGAGAGGCAACTGGCAAG AACCTTGTATGTGGGAAGAATGTGCTGATTGACATGAGCATACATACAGCATACGTGAAGGCTATTCGTGCTGCACAGCATTACATTTATATAGAGAATCAATATTTCATCGGGTCTTCTTACAATTGGAGTCAACATAAAGACCTTG GTGCTAATAATTTAATACCGATGGAAATTGCTCTAAAGATTGCGGAAAAGATTAAAGCAAATGAGAGGTTTGCAGTGTATATAGTTATTCCAATGTGGCCAGAAGGTGAACCAAAAGGTGCTGCCACGCAAAGGATTCTCTTCTGGCAG AATAAAACAATGCAAATGATGTATGAGACAATTTACAAGGCTTTGGTTGAGGCTGGGCTTGAAGCAGCATTCTCTCCACAAGACTATTTGAACTTTTTCTGCCTTGGTAATCGGGAGGCTATAAATCTTTATGAAAATGTCAATGTGTCAGGAAATCCTCCCCAAGCAAATAGTCCACAA GCAAATTGTCGAAATAGCCGACGTTTCATGATTTATGTTCATTCAAAAGGCATGATAGTTGATGATGAATATGTGATAGTGGGATCCGCAAACATTAACCAAAGGTCTATGGAAGGAACAAGAGACAGTGAGATTGCAATGGGAGCATACCAACCTCATCATACCTGGGCAAGAAAAACGTCTTGTCCACATGGACAG ATCCATGGATATAGGATGTCACTTTGGGCAGAACATACTGGAACAATTGAAGAAAGCTTCTTGCAACCTGAGAGCCTTGAATGCGTGCGAAGGGTTAGAGCAATTGGTGAAATGAACTGGAAACAATTTGCAGCAAATGAAGTAACAGAGATGAGAGGGCATCTACTAAAATACCCTGTAGATGTAGATCGAAAGGGGAAAGTCAGATCACTTCCCGGTCAGGAAGAGTTCCCTGATGTAGGAGGAAAAATTGTCGGATCTTTTCTTGCCATGAAGGAGAATCTTACCATTTAA
- the LOC123890194 gene encoding uncharacterized protein LOC123890194: MRIKSEYLDISGKELWKLRSYNDEYVFLLQDVKIHDEGVVELEVDEKCLFMEFSRKLSCRLCLMHIACPRAASFFFCSCLGRTSKMPCRDRLGLETLFASGA, from the exons ATGAGAATTAAGTCTGAGTACTTGGATATCAGTGGTAAGGAATTATGGAAATTAAGGAGCTATAATGATGAATATGTTTTCTTGTTACAAG atgtGAAGATCCATGATGAAGGTGTTGTTGAACTTGAAGTTGATGAAAAATGTTTGTTTATGGAGTTTAGCAGGAAGCTGAG CTGCAGGTTGTGTCTCATGCACATTGCTTGTCCACGTGCtgcgtctttttttttttgttcgtGCCTTGGTCGTACCTCAAAAATGCCGTGTCGGGATCGGCTTGGGTTGGAAACGCTTTTTGCTTCTGGTGCTTGA